One region of Pieris rapae chromosome Z, ilPieRapa1.1, whole genome shotgun sequence genomic DNA includes:
- the LOC111003377 gene encoding ATP synthase subunit b, mitochondrial-like translates to MSMILNKILKLGSSVLESRIVFAHTKTCPASKKPVCPPAAVSQQGDVTGLTGSTGLKRGEPGKVRMGMFPEEWFTFFHSKTGVSGPYVFGILVTNYLVSKEIFIMEHEYYAGLSIFVMVVGGVKLLGRNLANYLDSQIEAVEKELDQGLKNQMNMFETVIKDSKDMQMRAVGQKMLLDAKKENVAMQLEAAYRERLRIVFTAVKGRMDYHVKRTRVENRIHQKWMIDWILNNVRKSITPDFEKQALNRAIEDIAAMAGKA, encoded by the coding sequence ATGAGTAtgatcttaaataaaatacttaaattaggGTCTTCAGTATTAGAATCACGAATTGTATTTGCCCACACAAAAACATGTCCGGCAAGTAAGAAACCTGTATGTCCCCCCGCGGCTGTATCTCAACAGGGGGACGTGACGGGGTTGACCGGCAGTACGGGATTAAAACGAGGGGAGCCTGGAAAAGTCCGCATGGGTATGTTTCCAGAAGAATGGTTTACATTTTTCCACAGTAAAACAGGGGTATCTGGGCCATACGTATTCGGTATTCttgtaacaaattatttagtaagtaaagaaatttttataatggagCATGAATATTATGCTGGGCTTTCCATATTCGTAATGGTAGTAGGAGGTGTGAAGTTATTGGGCCGCAATCTTGCCAATTATCTTGACTCTCAAATAGAAGCAGTGGAGAAAGAGCTCGACCAGGGCCTAAAAAATCAGATGAACATGTTCGAAACAGTTATAAAGGATTCAAAAGATATGCAAATGCGCGCTGTTGGGCAAAAAATGTTATTGGATgctaaaaaagaaaatgttgcTATGCAGCTTGAAGCAGCGTATCGCGAGCGGTTAAGGATAGTATTCACTGCAGTTAAAGGACGGATGGATTATCATGTAAAGCGTACCAGAGTTGAGAATAGAATCCATCAAAAGTGGATGATAGATTGGATTTTAAACAATGTCAGAAAGTCTATTACACCAGATTTTGAGAAGCAAGCCCTAAATAGAGCTATTGAAGACATAGCGGCCATGGCTGGTAAAGCATAA